A section of the Humulus lupulus chromosome 2, drHumLupu1.1, whole genome shotgun sequence genome encodes:
- the LOC133819132 gene encoding protein IQ-DOMAIN 19, giving the protein MGKTSKWLRSILTGKKDKDIKEKEKCLSDQNCTLATDSPTTPISIAQTTSKEKRRWSFRRSSASAAATPKDLNSTEQFSMTPPSVLQAAMEAENEEKKHAMAVAVATAAAADAAVAAAQAAAAVIRLTVVANGAENDSAVEEAAATKIQSYFRSFLARKALCALKGLVKLQALVRGHLVRKQAKATLRCMQALVTAQARARAQRIRMVDDTKSITNHRPSTPHRKSVQDNWLRTNPYNDTDIGMEENIKIVEMDLGGSKGSTKSRSSYSIQSQTENKPFSSNNRPSSRQENFHQQVSPAPSALTDMSPRACSGHFEDYTFGTAQSSPQYYSAISKPDPSKLPFAFPRPDYAEESLSYHHDYPLYPNYMSNTKSSIAKVRSQSAPKQRPDTLERPPSRRRASIEGRNVPRAVRMQRSSSHVGATAHNYQYPWSIKLDRSFVSLKDSECGSTSTMLTNTTNYYCKSVVAYDPHGNKY; this is encoded by the exons ATGGGGAAAACAAGCAAATGGCTTAGAAGTATCTTGACAGGGAAGAAGGACAAGGATATTAAGGAGAAAGAGAAATGTCTAAGTGATCAGAATTGTACTCTTGCCACTGACAGTCCCACAACTCCAATATCAATCGCACAGACAACATcaaaagagaaaagaagatggagttttCGAAGATCATCCGCCTCCGCTGCAGCCACTCCAAAGGACTTAAATTCTACAGAACAGTTTTCCATGACTCCACCAAGTGTTCTACAGGCTGCAATGGAAGCCGAGAATGAGGAGAAAAAGCATGCCATGGCTGTTGCAGTAGCCACAGCTGCAGCTGCTGATGCAGCAGTGGCTGCAGCACAGGCTGCGGCCGCTGTTATTCGGTTAACTGTGGTAGCCAATGGAGCCGAGAATGATAGTGCAGTTGAAGAGGCTGCGGCCACAAAAATCCAATCTTATTTCCGCTCTTTTCTG GCAAGAAAAGCATTGTGTGCATTGAAAGGATTGGTGAAGTTGCAGGCATTGGTGAGAGGCCATCTTGTGAGGAAACAGGCCAAGGCTACTCTCCGGTGTATGCAAGCCTTGGTGACGGCCCAGGCTCGAGCTCGAGCTCAGAGAATCCGAATGGTTGATGACACAAAGTCTATTACTAATCATAGGCCTTCTACTCCACACAGAAAATCAGTACAGGACAATTGGCTCAGGACTAATCCATATAAT GACACAGACATAGGCATGGAAGAAAACATCAAGATAGTAGAGATGGATCTCGGCGGATCAAAGGGATCAACAAAGAGCAGAAGCAGCTattcaattcaatcacaaacagaAAATAAGCCATTTTCATCGAATAATCGACCAAGCTCAAGACAAGAAAATTTCCACCAGCAGGTGTCACCAGCACCATCAGCTCTTACTGACATGAGTCCAAGAGCTTGCAGTGGCCATTTTGAGGACTACACATTTGGCACAGCTCAAAGTAGTCCTCAGTACTACTCTGCAATTTCCAAACCTGACCCATCAAAGCTACCATTTGCCTTTCCAAGGCCAGACTATGCAGAAGAATCACTCTCCTATCATCATGATTACCCTCTGTACCCAAATTACATGTCAAACACTAAATCTTCAATTGCCAAGGTCCGGTCGCAGAGTGCACCAAAGCAGAGGCCAGACACTCTGGAAAGGCCCCCGAGCCGGCGCAGGGCATCTATAGAAGGAAGGAATGTGCCAAGAGCTGTGAGGATGCAACGTTCATCTTCACATGTTGGTGCAACTGCTCACAACTACCAATATCCATGGTCAATCAAGCTTGACAGGTCCTTCGTTTCGCTTAAGGACAGTGAGTGTGGCTCAACTAGTACAATGCTCACTAACACAACAAACTACTACTGCAAATCTGTTGTGGCCTATGAT CCTCATGGGAATAAGTACTAA